The following are encoded together in the Geobacter sulfurreducens PCA genome:
- the flgB gene encoding flagellar basal body rod protein FlgB: MPVDSMFGTTINVLAKAVDLRARNHTMISANLANAETPNYTPKALSFEKELGAALKGNKTGSPATTHPRHIPLKGQAASVQSVEGTVIETPAPTPGRDNNGVELEAEMSRMAENQIMYNASIQILTKKFEGMKYAIKGQ, encoded by the coding sequence ATGCCTGTCGACTCTATGTTCGGAACGACCATAAACGTCCTGGCCAAGGCGGTTGACCTGAGGGCCAGGAACCATACCATGATCTCTGCCAACCTGGCCAATGCCGAGACCCCAAACTACACGCCCAAGGCCCTTTCCTTCGAGAAGGAACTGGGCGCTGCCCTCAAGGGCAACAAAACGGGGAGTCCCGCGACGACTCATCCCCGACACATTCCCCTGAAGGGGCAGGCCGCCTCCGTTCAGAGCGTCGAGGGAACGGTCATCGAGACTCCGGCCCCGACACCCGGTCGGGACAACAACGGGGTGGAGCTTGAGGCCGAGATGAGTCGCATGGCCGAGAACCAGATCATGTACAATGCCTCGATCCAGATCCTGACCAAGAAGTTCGAAGGCATGAAATACGCCATCAAAGGACAGTAG
- a CDS encoding FliI/YscN family ATPase: protein MSRIDLSRYLSAVDAMKPIRFHGKVTQVVGLVIEGFCPDAAVGTLCLVHPNDGDPIPAEVVGFRDNKTLLMPLGELRGVGLGSLISVKRKKASLGVGPGLLGRVIDGLGVPIDDKGPLAIREEYPIYANPVNPMKRRPIRQPLDLGIRAINALLTCGEGQRVGIMAGSGVGKSTLLGMIARYTEADVNVIALIGERGRELREFIEKDLQEEGLKKSVVVVATSDQPPLVRMRGAYIATTIAEYFQAQGKKVLLMMDSATRFAMAMREVGLAIGEPPTTKGYTPSVFAALPKLLERTGSFLDGSITGLYTVLVEGDDFNEPISDAMRSILDGHIVLNRELAARAIYPPLDILASASRVMNDVTERSQQQFASRFKELLAAYRQAEDLINIGAYKPGSNPTIDYAIAKMDGMINFIRQGIHDGVSMEQSIAELADIFDEGMAL, encoded by the coding sequence ATGTCTAGAATCGATCTTTCCCGCTATCTCTCCGCCGTGGATGCCATGAAGCCGATCCGGTTCCACGGCAAGGTGACCCAGGTAGTGGGGCTCGTCATTGAGGGATTCTGCCCCGATGCGGCGGTCGGTACACTCTGTCTCGTCCACCCCAATGACGGTGATCCCATCCCGGCCGAGGTGGTCGGCTTCCGCGACAACAAGACGCTGCTGATGCCGCTTGGGGAGCTGCGCGGGGTGGGGCTCGGCAGCCTTATCTCGGTGAAGCGGAAAAAGGCTTCGCTCGGCGTGGGGCCGGGGCTGCTGGGACGTGTTATCGACGGACTCGGAGTGCCCATAGACGATAAGGGTCCCCTGGCCATCCGCGAAGAGTACCCTATCTACGCCAATCCGGTGAACCCCATGAAGCGGCGGCCGATCCGCCAGCCTCTGGATCTGGGCATCCGGGCGATCAATGCGCTGCTCACCTGCGGCGAGGGGCAGCGTGTCGGAATCATGGCCGGGTCCGGTGTCGGAAAGTCGACACTGCTGGGAATGATCGCCCGCTATACCGAGGCGGACGTGAACGTCATCGCCCTCATTGGTGAGCGGGGGCGCGAACTGCGTGAATTCATCGAGAAGGACCTCCAGGAGGAGGGACTCAAGAAGTCAGTGGTCGTGGTGGCCACCTCCGATCAGCCTCCGCTGGTCCGGATGCGGGGCGCCTACATCGCCACCACCATTGCTGAGTATTTCCAGGCCCAGGGGAAGAAGGTGCTGCTGATGATGGACTCGGCCACCCGCTTTGCCATGGCCATGCGTGAGGTAGGGCTTGCCATCGGCGAGCCGCCCACCACCAAGGGATACACGCCGTCGGTCTTTGCGGCGCTGCCCAAGCTTCTGGAGCGGACCGGCAGCTTTCTGGACGGAAGCATCACCGGCCTCTACACGGTGCTCGTTGAGGGGGATGATTTCAACGAACCGATCTCGGATGCCATGCGGAGCATCCTGGACGGCCACATCGTCCTGAACCGCGAGCTTGCGGCCCGGGCCATCTATCCTCCCCTGGATATCCTGGCCAGCGCCTCCCGGGTCATGAACGACGTGACCGAGCGAAGCCAGCAGCAGTTCGCCTCCCGGTTCAAGGAGCTGCTCGCCGCCTACCGCCAGGCCGAGGACCTGATCAATATCGGTGCCTACAAGCCGGGATCGAACCCGACCATCGACTATGCCATCGCCAAGATGGACGGCATGATCAATTTCATCCGCCAGGGAATCCACGACGGGGTTTCCATGGAGCAGTCGATAGCGGAGCTTGCCGATATCTTTGATGAGGGGATGGCACTCTGA
- the flgC gene encoding flagellar basal body rod protein FlgC, translated as MDFFSAMQVSSSALSAERTRMNLISANLANANSTRTAEGGPYKRKDAVFAATQVGEGFRSALDRMRKNAPQGVQVTGIVEDPNPPRLQYDPSHPDADAKGYVALPNVNVVEEMADMIAATRAYEANVTAMQAAKNMALKTLEIGSR; from the coding sequence ATGGACTTTTTCAGCGCAATGCAGGTCAGTTCTTCCGCCCTTTCCGCCGAACGGACCAGGATGAACCTCATCTCCGCTAACCTGGCCAACGCCAACTCCACCCGTACCGCCGAGGGAGGCCCCTATAAGCGGAAAGATGCCGTGTTCGCCGCCACCCAGGTGGGCGAGGGATTCCGCTCCGCCCTCGACCGGATGCGCAAGAATGCTCCCCAGGGGGTTCAGGTGACCGGTATCGTGGAAGATCCCAATCCGCCCCGGCTGCAGTACGACCCGAGCCATCCCGACGCCGATGCCAAGGGATATGTGGCCCTGCCCAATGTGAACGTGGTCGAGGAAATGGCTGACATGATCGCCGCGACCCGGGCCTATGAGGCCAACGTGACCGCTATGCAGGCGGCCAAGAACATGGCTCTGAAGACCCTGGAGATCGGCTCGCGGTAG
- a CDS encoding chemotaxis protein CheX yields the protein MSLNSDVASSSKLSEEQLAGYIIGATKEVFGTMVMMEPQDQYPLREPVTTFHCSVTGMVGLAGTYSGILSIHCPLELALKVTSNMLGMEVEEVGDDVNDALGEIANMLGGYVKMALSKGGTDLHLSVPTVISGEEYTLNAMADNDCVIIPFIIDDTRFLVGLKLQKEA from the coding sequence ATGAGTCTCAACTCTGATGTAGCCTCGTCGAGTAAGTTGAGCGAAGAGCAACTCGCCGGCTATATAATCGGGGCGACAAAAGAAGTCTTCGGCACCATGGTGATGATGGAGCCACAGGACCAGTACCCGCTGAGGGAGCCCGTTACCACGTTCCACTGTAGCGTAACCGGCATGGTGGGGCTGGCGGGCACCTACTCGGGAATCCTTTCGATCCATTGCCCCCTTGAGCTCGCCCTTAAGGTCACCTCGAACATGCTCGGCATGGAGGTGGAAGAGGTGGGCGACGATGTGAACGACGCCCTGGGCGAGATCGCCAACATGCTCGGAGGCTATGTGAAGATGGCACTCTCGAAGGGTGGGACGGACCTGCACCTGTCGGTGCCCACCGTTATTTCGGGCGAGGAGTACACGCTCAACGCCATGGCCGATAACGACTGCGTCATCATACCTTTTATCATTGATGATACGCGGTTCCTGGTGGGCCTGAAACTTCAGAAGGAAGCCTAA
- the fliG gene encoding flagellar motor switch protein FliG, with protein sequence MTGTDKAAILLLYLGPEATSKVFEHLDDDEIKKISKSMATLGHVPRNVIQDVVTEYSSLTNPDTGIFSQGEEFVRKILEQTLGPQKAEILLKELQSSSFGDMVDVLANLDAKSIANFLSQEHPQTIAVILAKLRAKQTSEIISMLPQGLQAEVVMRIADVDQVSPEILADIDEVIKRELTAMGGVQRYKVGGVEKVVDMFNHLDRSKEKQILEKLDTLNPPLAEVIRKHLFTFEDIFKLDDRSIQAIMREVSNDTLTLAMKTAPDEIKDKIFRNISSRAAEMIKEDLEVMGPVRLSDVEKGQSEIIKIVRRMEEEGKVVLAGRGGDDVLV encoded by the coding sequence ATGACAGGAACCGACAAGGCGGCCATACTGCTCCTCTACCTGGGTCCCGAAGCGACCTCAAAGGTATTCGAGCACCTGGACGACGACGAGATAAAGAAGATATCCAAGAGCATGGCCACCCTGGGCCATGTTCCGCGCAACGTCATCCAGGACGTGGTGACGGAGTACTCCTCCCTCACCAACCCCGATACGGGCATTTTCTCCCAGGGTGAAGAGTTCGTCCGCAAGATTCTCGAACAGACTCTGGGGCCTCAGAAGGCGGAGATCCTCCTTAAGGAGCTTCAGTCGTCGAGCTTCGGCGACATGGTTGACGTCCTCGCCAATCTCGACGCTAAAAGCATTGCCAACTTCCTTTCCCAGGAACATCCCCAGACCATCGCCGTCATCCTGGCCAAGCTGAGGGCCAAGCAGACCAGCGAAATCATCTCCATGCTCCCCCAAGGGCTCCAGGCAGAGGTGGTGATGCGGATCGCCGACGTCGACCAGGTCTCGCCCGAGATCCTTGCCGACATCGACGAGGTCATCAAGCGGGAACTGACCGCCATGGGCGGTGTCCAGCGCTACAAGGTCGGCGGCGTCGAAAAGGTCGTCGACATGTTCAACCACCTGGACCGGAGCAAGGAAAAACAGATTCTCGAGAAGCTCGATACCCTCAACCCGCCTCTTGCCGAGGTCATCCGCAAGCACCTCTTCACCTTCGAGGACATCTTCAAGCTGGACGACCGCTCTATCCAGGCGATCATGCGGGAGGTTTCCAACGACACCTTGACTCTTGCCATGAAGACCGCGCCGGACGAGATCAAGGACAAGATCTTCCGCAACATCTCCAGTCGTGCCGCCGAGATGATCAAGGAGGACCTGGAGGTCATGGGGCCGGTCCGCCTGTCGGACGTGGAGAAGGGGCAGTCGGAGATCATCAAGATCGTCCGCCGGATGGAGGAAGAGGGCAAGGTGGTGCTTGCAGGACGCGGAGGCGACGATGTCCTCGTCTAA
- the fliF gene encoding flagellar basal-body MS-ring/collar protein FliF yields MPEALNKLIQPFMALPPAKRWVVGGVVGLSVIAFTILILVANRTDYRPLFTNLTSEDAGEIVTKLKEQKVPYRIAADGKAILVPSDKVYDLRLSLASDGLPQGGGVGFEIFDRKNFGMTDFVQKLNYQRALQGELSRTISQISGVEQARVHLVIPEKSLFKEDEKPATASVVLKVKGQRQLRENDVQGIVHLVASAIEGMNPEHVTVLDQKGKLLSKNTPGDAAGKMTASMQEVQRAYERSTEERLQSLLDKAVGAGKSVARVSAVFDFRQVERYEEKYDPETVVRSEQRSEEKQDGSTVTGGVPGVQTNLGRTAGQPAGTSGGGSKNDETLNYEVSRATARTIEPVGTLSKVSVAILVDGKYDAAAAGKDGKEAKPKYTPRSPDELQKIDALVKSSVGFNVERGDQVTVVNIPFQDTGDVGAGEADKWWNAPIFLSLLKNGLIGFGFLALLLFVVRPLLKTLKPEKSTSFEPIPSAEDALNQIAEIHRLQIGNQTVSQMELINKIKQEPYQAAQIIQNWLRDKGEE; encoded by the coding sequence ATGCCTGAAGCCCTGAACAAACTGATCCAGCCTTTCATGGCACTGCCACCGGCCAAGCGTTGGGTGGTGGGAGGCGTTGTCGGCCTGTCGGTCATCGCCTTCACCATCCTGATTCTGGTGGCGAACCGGACGGACTATCGCCCCCTCTTCACGAACCTGACGAGCGAGGATGCCGGCGAGATCGTGACCAAGCTCAAGGAGCAGAAGGTCCCCTATCGTATCGCCGCCGACGGCAAGGCGATCCTTGTCCCCTCCGACAAGGTGTACGATCTGCGGCTTTCGTTGGCCTCCGACGGCCTGCCCCAGGGGGGAGGAGTCGGGTTCGAGATATTCGACCGGAAGAATTTCGGCATGACCGATTTCGTTCAGAAACTCAATTACCAGCGGGCTCTCCAAGGTGAATTGTCTCGCACCATCAGCCAGATTTCAGGGGTGGAGCAGGCCCGGGTGCACCTGGTGATTCCCGAGAAGTCGCTTTTTAAGGAGGACGAAAAGCCGGCCACGGCTTCGGTGGTCCTGAAGGTGAAGGGGCAGCGCCAGCTTCGTGAAAACGACGTGCAGGGGATCGTCCACCTGGTTGCGTCCGCCATCGAGGGGATGAACCCGGAGCATGTGACGGTTCTCGATCAGAAGGGCAAGCTCCTGTCCAAAAACACCCCCGGGGATGCAGCAGGCAAGATGACCGCCTCCATGCAGGAGGTCCAGCGGGCCTATGAACGGAGTACCGAGGAACGCCTCCAGTCGCTGCTGGACAAAGCAGTGGGTGCCGGCAAGTCGGTGGCCCGGGTTTCGGCGGTCTTCGATTTCCGCCAAGTGGAGCGCTACGAGGAAAAATACGACCCCGAGACCGTGGTCCGCAGTGAGCAGCGGTCCGAGGAGAAGCAAGATGGCTCGACGGTCACGGGCGGGGTGCCCGGCGTGCAGACCAACCTGGGGCGCACGGCCGGCCAGCCCGCCGGAACCTCCGGCGGCGGCAGCAAGAACGACGAAACCCTCAACTATGAGGTGAGCCGCGCCACCGCCCGCACCATCGAACCGGTGGGGACCCTCTCCAAGGTTTCTGTGGCGATTCTGGTGGACGGCAAGTATGATGCTGCCGCAGCCGGCAAGGACGGGAAAGAGGCAAAACCCAAGTACACGCCCCGTTCGCCGGACGAACTCCAGAAGATCGATGCGCTGGTGAAAAGCTCGGTCGGCTTCAATGTCGAGCGGGGCGATCAGGTGACGGTCGTCAATATACCGTTCCAGGATACGGGTGATGTCGGGGCTGGTGAGGCCGACAAATGGTGGAACGCCCCCATTTTCCTTTCCCTGCTGAAGAACGGCCTGATCGGCTTCGGCTTCCTGGCGCTCCTCCTTTTCGTGGTGCGGCCGCTCCTGAAGACCCTCAAGCCGGAAAAGAGCACGAGCTTCGAGCCGATCCCCTCGGCCGAGGATGCCCTCAACCAGATTGCAGAGATCCATCGGTTGCAGATCGGCAACCAGACCGTGAGCCAGATGGAGCTCATCAACAAGATCAAGCAGGAACCCTATCAAGCGGCCCAGATCATTCAGAACTGGCTGCGAGACAAGGGTGAGGAATAG
- a CDS encoding FliH/SctL family protein, which produces MSSSKASRIIKVDQSPNQAIRSYSFGFIAADAPQELPPEADGFVPFALGTPVPLPGLQSAEEPDPDPVVPFNLEGKVVLAEDELQARVDEVFRNGMDEGRRQAERGLANVFKSLRDGVAALTGLRSRVMKESEEDLLRLAVMIARKIVQREVAQDPQVLAAIVAAAVGGCTERDRVVVRLNPDDYTQVSANRQAFLAGLGEESAITLAPDESIGPGGCLVETATGTVDARIEAQLDEIYRSLLEERSAPVEPSASPDTDSRADLAFGGEETIAPFKGQGAWVKGSEEKPRDDV; this is translated from the coding sequence ATGTCCTCGTCTAAGGCCTCCCGCATCATCAAGGTTGACCAGTCGCCGAACCAGGCCATCCGCAGCTACAGCTTCGGCTTCATTGCCGCGGATGCGCCCCAGGAGCTGCCGCCGGAAGCAGACGGCTTCGTCCCCTTTGCCCTGGGTACGCCGGTACCACTGCCCGGGCTTCAGTCGGCGGAGGAACCCGATCCGGATCCGGTCGTCCCGTTCAATCTCGAGGGGAAGGTGGTGCTGGCCGAGGACGAACTCCAAGCGCGGGTGGACGAGGTCTTCCGCAACGGCATGGACGAAGGGCGCCGCCAGGCGGAACGGGGACTCGCCAATGTCTTCAAGTCCCTGCGGGACGGTGTCGCCGCCCTGACCGGGCTGCGCAGCCGCGTCATGAAGGAGAGCGAGGAGGATCTGCTGCGGCTCGCGGTGATGATTGCCCGCAAGATCGTCCAGCGGGAGGTGGCCCAGGACCCCCAGGTTCTGGCGGCCATTGTTGCCGCGGCGGTGGGGGGATGCACCGAGCGGGACCGGGTGGTGGTCCGCCTGAACCCCGATGATTACACTCAGGTCTCGGCCAATCGCCAGGCATTCCTCGCGGGGCTCGGCGAGGAGTCGGCCATAACCCTCGCCCCCGATGAATCCATCGGCCCGGGGGGATGTCTGGTGGAGACCGCCACCGGCACGGTGGATGCCCGGATCGAGGCACAGCTGGACGAAATCTATCGCTCGCTGCTGGAGGAGCGCAGCGCTCCCGTGGAGCCGTCAGCTTCGCCGGATACCGATTCCCGCGCCGATCTCGCCTTTGGCGGCGAGGAGACCATCGCTCCCTTCAAGGGGCAGGGCGCCTGGGTCAAGGGAAGCGAAGAGAAACCGCGCGACGATGTCTAG
- a CDS encoding response regulator: protein MANVLIVDDSSTMRKIISRSLRQAGLPVDEIFEAGDGIEGLNVLSGKSVDLILSDINMPNMDGLEFIKQARANGHKAPIVMITTEGGEDILKEAISSGASDSIKKPFTPDQLNEKLGSLL, encoded by the coding sequence ATGGCCAACGTACTCATCGTGGACGATTCCTCGACCATGAGAAAAATCATTTCCCGTTCGCTCCGACAGGCAGGGCTGCCCGTTGACGAGATCTTCGAGGCCGGCGACGGGATCGAAGGACTCAACGTTCTTTCCGGCAAAAGTGTGGATCTTATCCTTTCCGACATCAACATGCCGAATATGGACGGCCTTGAATTCATCAAGCAGGCCCGGGCCAACGGCCACAAGGCACCCATCGTGATGATCACCACCGAGGGTGGGGAAGATATCCTGAAGGAAGCCATTTCCAGCGGCGCCAGCGACAGCATCAAGAAGCCGTTCACTCCGGACCAGCTCAACGAGAAACTCGGGAGTCTCCTATGA
- a CDS encoding bacteriohemerythrin — MALISWSDSLSVKVKQFDDQHKKLVDMVNQLFDAMKAGKGNQVMGDILKSLIQYTQTHFAAEERIMKQYGYPDFEAHKKEHNALVMQVLDLQKQFQEGKAVLTQNVMTFLRDWLSKHIQGDDKKYGVYLNGKGVS, encoded by the coding sequence ATGGCATTGATCTCGTGGAGTGACTCGCTCAGCGTCAAGGTGAAGCAGTTCGACGACCAGCACAAAAAGCTGGTGGACATGGTGAACCAGTTGTTCGACGCCATGAAGGCCGGCAAGGGGAACCAGGTGATGGGGGACATCCTGAAGTCTCTCATCCAGTACACTCAGACCCACTTCGCCGCGGAAGAGCGGATTATGAAGCAGTACGGCTACCCTGACTTCGAAGCCCACAAAAAGGAGCATAACGCTCTAGTTATGCAGGTGCTCGATCTGCAGAAGCAGTTCCAGGAAGGCAAGGCGGTGCTGACTCAGAACGTCATGACCTTCCTGCGCGACTGGCTTTCCAAGCATATCCAGGGAGACGACAAGAAATACGGCGTGTACCTGAACGGCAAAGGGGTTTCCTAG
- a CDS encoding response regulator, with the protein MEGFGTLTDVVNNSFRQAAEDSGMLLGQELVIGEADRIATNRQTYFCDMDDVCFVAEVTASGDYAGKFHVVFGLRDAICMSGFLLGIPTARINEKRRLAIMENDDVDAFSEIVNQVVGSFNSVFQPSFGNKVHLKVVPPKKFIPESTELTETEPVPDGEYLLFRGRMELSGMEMGNLDVLIPMDLALLFDPPAEEPEPPVEEIVAEAVDAPDDAEEVEAGAETEADGEAAQEPAAAAAGAPRPVDENCRRVLILEDDESDRQRIRELLEEKGYEPVEAGLDADIREIFSQGGVRLVVLGIHNGDDRDMAVCIKIKAIAQGDTLPIIMCAREWTRSAVLKAVKYGARDIIVKPYQSDEVVAKVAKFLKAA; encoded by the coding sequence ATGGAAGGTTTCGGCACACTCACCGATGTTGTCAACAATTCGTTCCGGCAAGCCGCCGAAGACAGCGGCATGCTGCTCGGTCAGGAACTCGTCATCGGCGAGGCCGACCGCATTGCCACCAACCGGCAGACGTACTTCTGCGACATGGATGACGTCTGTTTTGTGGCCGAGGTGACGGCTAGCGGGGACTATGCGGGCAAGTTTCACGTAGTATTCGGCCTCCGCGATGCGATCTGCATGAGCGGTTTCCTGCTCGGCATTCCCACGGCGCGGATCAATGAAAAGCGCCGGCTCGCCATCATGGAAAACGACGATGTGGATGCCTTTTCCGAGATCGTCAACCAGGTGGTGGGCTCGTTCAACTCGGTGTTCCAGCCTTCCTTCGGCAACAAGGTTCACCTGAAGGTCGTCCCTCCGAAGAAATTCATTCCCGAAAGTACCGAGCTGACCGAAACCGAGCCGGTTCCCGACGGCGAGTACCTCCTCTTCCGCGGCCGCATGGAACTGAGCGGCATGGAGATGGGGAATCTCGACGTTCTCATCCCCATGGATCTGGCGTTGCTGTTCGATCCTCCCGCGGAGGAGCCCGAGCCGCCGGTTGAAGAAATCGTGGCTGAGGCTGTTGACGCACCTGATGATGCCGAGGAAGTCGAGGCCGGAGCCGAGACCGAGGCCGATGGCGAGGCGGCGCAGGAACCTGCGGCCGCCGCAGCCGGCGCGCCTCGGCCGGTGGATGAAAACTGCCGGCGGGTCCTCATCCTGGAGGACGATGAGTCGGACCGTCAGCGCATCCGCGAACTACTGGAGGAAAAGGGGTACGAGCCAGTGGAGGCGGGTCTTGATGCGGATATCCGGGAGATATTCTCCCAAGGGGGGGTGCGGCTCGTTGTCTTGGGCATCCACAACGGCGACGACCGGGACATGGCTGTTTGCATCAAGATCAAGGCGATTGCCCAGGGCGATACCCTCCCCATCATTATGTGCGCCAGGGAGTGGACGCGCTCCGCAGTCCTCAAGGCGGTCAAGTACGGCGCCCGTGACATTATCGTGAAGCCCTACCAGTCCGACGAGGTGGTGGCCAAGGTGGCAAAGTTTCTGAAAGCCGCCTGA
- a CDS encoding tetratricopeptide repeat protein, translating to MIRFIVKLLLCALVLLPLPAFATSGADTGPDNRLLRMGVRAHGGFTRLSMAFERDIAPVLHQLSGNRVRLVFSNTVGGRWKKLRSYRDAHVEGVVVAPRGNDLMVTVTIKGDPRGVRVSTSPGAGVVSLDVGASLAPRRSPPLAQGREGIKVGVEQLITTFDPPFKSEIPFTPTDRRVLEAMVPPAEAALIMDGEAALYEGNGSEAAEIFAGIGTNSPGRPLALYRLGEANYLLQKYGDALRFFREAERQWPVFLTRSPSTAFCYADSVARSGDLAGGRRLLGSLIAGLADKKYAPALLVRMADILARQGKDQEALAIYRNVADNFTGSKGSWQARMKLADRRLLALEPAAYSSLVKDYLEIYERGTDFGLREQGLFKAALLLSLYGDADQAFARVAEYEKKFPRGMYVSIAKGMREELLVPVYRRITRAGDNEALVKLALENRDYLGRVLAEDDFIKNLSAAFADLGRIKEEVGLYANLAIREQNRVYAPELYRRILHDAEQLGDPTLMEKAAGEFVERFPAHPWVQRFREELAAVEYNRGDFQRVVGRLSGMLASGTRPEYAESLYYLGKSLDASGNRRDAERAMLLFLAELRRREMSSPLAADASYVAATARLSRGDRKGAKEILRAAGEASPEERDPFLYKLGEIARSEGRYEEAAHYLRTVVKEGKDPDWRDMASRLLADMELTGMVRKSK from the coding sequence ATGATTCGTTTCATCGTCAAGCTGCTGCTCTGTGCACTGGTCCTGCTGCCGCTGCCCGCGTTTGCCACGTCCGGCGCCGATACCGGCCCGGACAACCGTCTGCTGCGTATGGGGGTGCGCGCCCACGGGGGATTTACCCGGCTTTCCATGGCGTTCGAGCGCGACATTGCCCCTGTCCTGCACCAGCTCTCGGGCAACAGGGTTCGGCTGGTTTTCAGCAACACGGTCGGCGGCCGCTGGAAGAAGCTGCGGAGCTACCGCGACGCGCATGTGGAGGGGGTAGTCGTGGCGCCGCGCGGTAATGACCTTATGGTAACGGTAACGATCAAGGGGGACCCTCGGGGCGTACGCGTCTCAACTTCGCCCGGCGCTGGCGTTGTTTCTCTCGATGTGGGAGCGTCGCTCGCCCCCCGCCGCTCGCCTCCTCTTGCCCAGGGGCGTGAGGGGATCAAGGTCGGGGTCGAGCAGCTCATCACCACGTTCGATCCGCCGTTTAAGTCTGAGATCCCCTTTACCCCCACTGACCGGCGGGTGCTCGAAGCAATGGTCCCTCCCGCCGAGGCCGCTCTGATCATGGACGGCGAGGCTGCCCTCTATGAAGGCAACGGCAGCGAGGCCGCCGAGATCTTCGCCGGGATAGGCACCAACTCTCCCGGCCGCCCCCTGGCCCTTTACCGGCTGGGGGAGGCCAACTACCTTCTCCAGAAGTACGGGGATGCTCTTCGCTTTTTCCGCGAGGCGGAGCGCCAGTGGCCCGTCTTCCTCACCCGGTCGCCGTCCACGGCCTTCTGCTATGCCGACAGCGTGGCCCGTAGCGGGGATCTGGCGGGCGGTCGCCGGCTGCTCGGATCGCTCATCGCCGGCTTGGCCGATAAAAAGTACGCGCCTGCGCTCCTGGTGCGCATGGCCGATATCCTGGCGCGACAGGGGAAGGACCAAGAGGCGCTGGCCATCTACCGCAACGTTGCCGACAATTTTACCGGCAGCAAAGGGAGCTGGCAGGCCCGGATGAAGCTCGCCGACCGCCGGCTGCTTGCCTTGGAGCCCGCAGCTTACAGTTCGCTGGTGAAGGATTACCTGGAGATCTATGAGCGGGGTACGGATTTCGGCCTGCGCGAGCAGGGATTATTCAAGGCGGCTCTGCTGCTCTCCCTGTATGGTGATGCCGATCAGGCCTTTGCCCGGGTGGCTGAATACGAGAAAAAATTTCCGCGCGGGATGTATGTCAGCATTGCCAAGGGGATGCGTGAGGAACTCCTGGTGCCGGTCTACCGCCGGATCACCCGCGCCGGTGACAACGAAGCCCTTGTGAAGCTCGCCCTGGAGAACCGGGACTATCTCGGCCGCGTCCTGGCCGAGGACGACTTCATCAAAAACCTGTCCGCCGCTTTCGCCGATCTGGGAAGGATCAAGGAGGAGGTCGGCCTGTACGCGAATCTCGCCATCCGCGAGCAAAACCGGGTGTACGCCCCCGAGCTCTATCGCAGGATTCTCCACGATGCCGAGCAGCTGGGAGACCCGACCCTCATGGAGAAGGCCGCGGGTGAATTTGTGGAGCGGTTCCCGGCCCATCCCTGGGTACAGCGGTTCCGTGAGGAGCTTGCTGCGGTCGAGTATAACCGGGGAGACTTCCAGCGGGTGGTGGGCCGGCTGTCGGGGATGCTGGCGTCGGGAACACGGCCCGAGTATGCCGAGAGCCTGTACTATCTGGGCAAGTCTCTGGACGCCTCCGGCAACCGGCGCGATGCCGAGCGGGCCATGCTCCTCTTTCTGGCCGAGCTCCGGCGCCGCGAAATGTCTTCGCCGCTGGCCGCCGATGCAAGCTACGTGGCTGCAACCGCTCGACTGTCGCGGGGTGACCGTAAGGGAGCCAAGGAAATACTGCGGGCCGCCGGTGAGGCTTCTCCCGAAGAGCGGGATCCATTCCTCTACAAACTGGGCGAGATCGCCCGCTCCGAAGGGCGTTACGAGGAGGCTGCCCACTATCTCAGGACAGTGGTCAAGGAGGGAAAAGACCCTGATTGGCGGGATATGGCATCGCGCCTCCTTGCCGATATGGAGTTGACGGGAATGGTCCGCAAGTCAAAATGA
- the fliE gene encoding flagellar hook-basal body complex protein FliE: protein MIDGIESGLGIAQAFPSVTGEAKPGNLAADGGKFFGELVSKVSELQAQSDTAIKGLVSGESKGLHEVMIAMEKSSISFQFLSQVRNKAVEAYQEVMRMQV from the coding sequence GTGATAGACGGAATCGAGAGCGGATTAGGAATAGCCCAGGCCTTCCCTTCGGTCACCGGCGAGGCGAAACCCGGCAACCTGGCCGCAGATGGTGGCAAATTCTTCGGTGAACTGGTTTCCAAGGTAAGCGAGCTCCAGGCCCAGTCGGACACCGCCATCAAGGGACTCGTATCCGGCGAATCCAAGGGGCTTCACGAGGTGATGATCGCCATGGAAAAGTCGTCCATCTCGTTCCAGTTCCTGAGCCAGGTGCGGAACAAGGCGGTCGAGGCCTACCAGGAAGTCATGCGGATGCAGGTCTAG